A portion of the Citrobacter rodentium NBRC 105723 = DSM 16636 genome contains these proteins:
- a CDS encoding IS110-like element ISCro5 family transposase — MNIKRIGLDLAKLVFQLHGVDHHERVVLRKTLRRSQMLVFFARLEPCLIGIEACGSSHYWARELTRLGHSVRIIPPRFVKPYLKGNKNDANDAEAICEAVSRPCMRYVAVKSEAQQSMQAEHRVRARLLRDRTALSNEIRGMLGEFGLVLPVGLAALRRALPEILSQQEQWDNRFIRLLCELAEELQILDDRLARYDRRLKQLAQDDDRIRRLQEISGIGPVTASALVAAVGNARQFKNGREMAAWLGLVPGQHSSGGKNRLGHISKRGDSYLRTLLIHGARAVLNACGNKEDRRSQWLQSVAERRNRNVATVAMANKNARIAWAVLSREEEYRVM, encoded by the coding sequence ATGAATATTAAACGTATTGGCCTCGATCTCGCAAAGCTGGTTTTTCAGCTTCATGGCGTTGATCACCATGAACGCGTTGTTCTCCGTAAAACACTGCGCCGTTCACAGATGCTTGTCTTTTTCGCCCGGCTTGAGCCCTGTCTTATTGGTATCGAAGCCTGCGGCTCCTCGCATTACTGGGCCAGAGAGTTGACCCGACTCGGGCACTCTGTCCGTATTATCCCGCCCCGGTTCGTTAAGCCTTATCTGAAGGGCAACAAAAACGATGCCAATGATGCCGAAGCTATCTGCGAGGCCGTCAGCAGGCCCTGTATGCGCTATGTTGCCGTTAAATCTGAAGCGCAACAGAGCATGCAGGCAGAGCACCGGGTTCGTGCCCGCCTGCTTCGCGACAGAACGGCGCTCAGCAACGAGATACGCGGCATGCTGGGCGAGTTTGGCCTTGTGCTTCCTGTCGGGCTTGCCGCGCTCAGACGAGCACTGCCGGAGATACTTTCTCAGCAGGAACAATGGGATAACCGCTTTATCCGTCTGCTGTGCGAGTTAGCGGAGGAATTGCAGATACTGGATGACCGACTGGCGCGTTATGACCGGCGGCTTAAACAGCTGGCGCAGGACGATGACCGTATCAGGCGGCTTCAGGAGATCAGCGGGATTGGCCCGGTAACCGCCAGCGCGCTGGTTGCAGCAGTGGGTAATGCAAGACAGTTTAAAAACGGACGTGAAATGGCGGCCTGGCTGGGGCTGGTTCCCGGGCAGCACTCAAGCGGCGGAAAAAACCGGCTGGGTCACATCAGTAAGCGGGGTGACAGCTACCTGCGAACGCTGCTGATCCACGGAGCGCGTGCAGTACTGAATGCCTGCGGTAACAAGGAAGACCGTCGAAGCCAGTGGCTGCAGTCAGTGGCAGAAAGACGTAACAGGAATGTCGCAACGGTCGCCATGGCGAACAAAAATGCCCGTATCGCGTGGGCCGTGCTGAGTCGGGAAGAAGAATATCGCGTGATGTAG
- the metF gene encoding methylenetetrahydrofolate reductase, with protein MSFFHANQREALNQSLAEVQGQINVSFEFFPPRTSEMEQTLWNSIDRLSSLKPKFVSVTYGANSGERDRTHSIIKGIKDRTGLEAAPHLTCIDATRDELRTIARDYWNNGIRHIVALRGDLPPGSGKPDMYAADLVSLLKEVADFDVSVAAYPEVHPEAKSAQADLLNLKRKVDAGANRAITQFFFDVESYLRFRDRCVSAGIDVEIIPGILPVSNFKQAKKFADMTNVRIPAWMSQMFNGLDDDAETRKLVGANIAMDMVKILSREGVKDFHFYTLNRAEMSFAICHTLGVRPAL; from the coding sequence ATGAGCTTTTTTCACGCCAACCAGCGGGAAGCCCTGAATCAGAGCCTGGCGGAAGTACAGGGTCAGATTAACGTTTCATTTGAATTTTTCCCGCCGCGCACCAGTGAAATGGAGCAAACCCTGTGGAACTCTATCGATCGACTGAGCAGCCTGAAGCCGAAGTTTGTCTCGGTGACCTACGGCGCGAACTCCGGCGAGCGCGACCGCACGCACAGCATCATTAAGGGTATTAAAGATCGCACCGGGCTGGAAGCTGCCCCGCATTTGACCTGCATTGACGCCACCCGCGATGAATTACGCACCATTGCTCGCGACTACTGGAACAATGGCATCCGTCACATCGTTGCCCTGCGTGGCGACCTGCCGCCGGGCAGCGGCAAGCCGGATATGTACGCCGCCGACCTGGTCAGTTTGCTGAAAGAGGTGGCGGATTTTGATGTTTCGGTCGCGGCCTATCCGGAAGTGCATCCGGAGGCGAAAAGCGCCCAGGCGGATCTGCTGAACCTGAAACGTAAAGTCGATGCTGGTGCAAATCGCGCCATTACCCAATTTTTCTTCGACGTCGAAAGCTACCTGCGCTTTCGCGACCGCTGCGTCTCTGCGGGCATTGATGTCGAAATCATTCCGGGCATTCTGCCGGTTTCAAACTTTAAGCAGGCGAAGAAGTTCGCTGACATGACCAACGTGCGTATTCCGGCCTGGATGTCACAAATGTTTAACGGGCTTGATGACGATGCGGAGACCCGCAAACTGGTGGGGGCGAACATCGCGATGGACATGGTGAAAATTTTAAGCCGGGAAGGAGTAAAAGATTTTCATTTTTATACGCTTAACCGCGCTGAGATGAGTTTCGCAATCTGTCATACTCTGGGTGTCAGGCCCGCTCTGTAA